The DNA region GTGACCGTGAAGACCAAGACGTCCGGCGCGGTCGACATGGACGACTTCCACGCCAAGCTGGACGACGACATCGCGGTGTTCATGATCACCAACCCGAACACGGTCGGGATCTTCGAGCCGAACATGGGCCCCATCGCCGAGGCGGTCCACGCCCGCGGGGGGCTGATCTACCTCGACGGCGCCAACATGAACGCCATCCTGGGCATCGCCCGGCCCGGCGACTTCGGCGTCGACATGCAGCACTACAACCCGCACAAGACCTTCAGCGGCCCCCACGGCGGCGGGGGGCCCGGCGCCGGTCCGATCTGTGTGACCGACAAGCTGGCGCCCTACCTGCCGGCGCCGGTGGTCGCGAAGAGGGGTGAGGGACGAGAGGCGAGCGGCGAGAACGGGGGCGCCGAGTACTTCCTGGATTTCGACCGCCCCAAGACCATCGGCCGGCTGCGGTCGTTCCTGGGCAACGTCGGCGTGATGGTGCGGGCGTACGCCTACATCCGCTCGCACGGGCCGGACGGCCTGCGGGCCGTGAGCGACAACGCGGTGCTCAACGCCAACTACCTGCTCAGCCGGGTGAAGCACTTCCTCCCCGTGCCGCAGGGAGACCGCTGCATGCACGAGTTCGTCGCCTCCGGCGCCAAGCTCAAGAGCGAGCGCGGCGTCAGCGCGATGGACCTCGCCAAGCGCCTGCTGGACTACGGCTACCACGCCCCCACGGTCTACTTCCCGCTCACCGTGAAGGAAGCGATCATGGTTGAGCCGACCGAGACCGAGAGCAAAGCCACGCTCGACGCGTTTGCCGAGACGCTGTTCAAGATCACAGGCGAAGACCCCGACCTGCTGCACGAAGCCCCCCACACCACGCCCATCAGCCGCCCCGACGAGGTGCAAGCCGCCCGGCAGCCGCGGATGTGCTATTGCGGGTAGAAATGACCAATGACCAAGCCTAAGTGACCAATGACCAAAGACGCGCAGGCGGTCGCCTGCACGTATTGGTCATTCAGGCTTGGTCGTTGGTCATTCTTTCTCAAGGCGCTTTTGCGAGAACGTCTATGTCCCCCACCCGCCTGATCCTCGATCCCCCCGCCGGGGGTGTGTGGAACATGTCGGTGGATGAGGCGCTGCTGGAGCGGGCCGACCTGGAGGGGGTAGCGACGCTGCGGTTCTACCAGTGGGAGGCGCCTACGCTTTCCTTGGGGTACTTCCAGGCCTACGCCCAGCGGCGGGCCCACGCCCCCAGCGCCCAGTGCCCCGTGGTCCGCCGCCGCAGCGGCGGCGGGGCGATCGTGCACGACCAAGAGCTCACGTACAGCGTCGCCCTGCCGGCCGATCGGCCGCTGGCGCGTCGGCCCCTCGACCTTTATTGTGCGGTCCACCGGGCGCTCGTGGCGGTGATCGGCGAGCAGTCCGGGCTCGCGTGCCGGGTGTTTGGCGACTCCGAGCCGCCCCCCCCGGGCGAGCCCTTCTTGTGCTTTCTGCGTCGTTCCTCCGGCGACGTGGTCGCCTCCGACTGCGGCGCAAAGCTGTGCGGGGCCGCCCAACGCCGACGCCGGGGGGCGGTGCTGCAGCACGGCAGCATCTTGTTGGGGCGGTCTGTCGCGGCCCCAGAACTGGCCGGGCTGGCCGATCTCTCTGGCCGGGCGGTCGACGCAGACCGCCTGCGCGACCCCCTGATTGATCGCCTGACGGCCCTTCTGGGGGGGCTCGAACCAGCGACGCTCGGCCCCGCCGAGCAAGAAGCAGCCGCTCGGATCGCCGACCAGCGGTTTGCCGATCGCGATTGGACCCAGCGTCGCTAACGTCGGCGCTGCCGGCGCGCCGATCGGACTAATAGCCCCCGGCCGGCCCCTGCGGGCGTCGCGGCATCCGCGGTCGCCGGTCGGGCAATAACCTACGGCCTTCCACAACTGGGATAGGCGGTTGGGAATCCTGCGTTAGAATCCGAAACAGGGAAAACTTCCCGCCCCGGTTTCCGTATACAATACAGGAGCCGCGGCCTGGTCTGCGGTTTGCACTCATCCATTTAGCAAGTACGGAACGATCGACGCTGCTGCCGCTTTGCGTGCTCTCTTACGTTTCATCGGTCACTGGGCGGAGCAGACAAGAGGTCCGACATGAAGTTGAAGGTACTAGGGGGCGCCAAAGAAGGCGCAGAAATCCCGCTCAAGAAGGACCAGTTCCTGATCGGGCGTTCGAAGGAGTGCACCCTGCGCGCCGGCAGCGAGGCGATCAGCCGCAAACATTGCTTGATCGCGTTGGCCGACGGGCGGGCCACCATCCGCGACCTCGGAAGTCGCAACGGCACCATCGTCAACGAGAAGAAGATCGGTGGCGAGACCAGCCTGAACCACGGCGACGAGATCCAGGTCGGCCCGCTGAAGTTCCGTTTCGAGGCCGCAGAGATCAAGTCGGGCAAGCAGCCCAAGGTGGCCAACGTCGCCGACGCCGTCGGCCGGGCGGCCTCTCAGGCCAAGTCGACCGAGCGTGGCAGCGAGGGGGTGTTTGAGGACGATATCAGCAAGTGGCTGATCGGTCCGAGCCACTCCGACCTCGCGTCGAACGAGACGCAGACGATGCAGCTTGACGAGACCCGCGCCGCGGGCCTCAAGTCGGTGCGTCTGGACCAGGCCGCGGCCGGCGAGCCGGAGACCCTCGAGGAAGAAGACCTAGAACGCACCCTCGCCGGCGGCGAGGACGCAGACGACCAGGACGCCCAAAAGAAGGCGGGCAAGAAGCAGCCGGGCAAGCTCCCCCCGCTCCCGCCCAAGTCGCAGGCCAAGGACAGCCGCGAGGCGGCGGCCGACATCCTCCGCCAGATGTCGCGCAGGCGCTAGAACGCGGCGACGCGTCAAGAACCACCCCACCACACCGGTCCTAAAACCACTGGCCCCACAACGCCGGCGCCAAGCAGCATGCCCCGCAACCGTCTCCCTTCCGCCGGCCCGACCGGGCTGCTCGGCGTCGCCTTCGACGCGGCCGATGGCCACAAGCGTCTCACCCGCGGGGAGAACTTCCTGCTGGCGGGGGGCTCGCACGAGACCCACGCCGTGATGCAAGAAGCAGTCATCAAGACGATCGAGCAACTCGCCCTCCGCGGCAAGGAACTCCGCAACGCCTCGCCCGAAGAAGTGCGCGACCTGCTGCTGCGGGCCCACAACCAGTAACCGCTGCCCGCGAACCGCCAACGAGCAAGCCCCAACGACCGAGCCAGCGGCTTCGGTCCTTGGGGCTTGCGGTTTTTCTATAGCGTGGGGCCGCGTCTAGGCGTCCCTGCTTACCCTTGGGGGCGAGAGGGGGCCCGCGGCGCGGTCGCCCGATCGGGGCCTACAGCGAGTCGTCTTGCTCGCGGTCGTCGTCCTGGGGTCCGCCCAGCGGCTCAACCTCGACCTCGCCGGTCGCCCGAGCGGCGGCCAGTTCTGCGGGGCTCAGCTTCACGTAGCCCAGGCCGCGGACCACCTCCAGCACCTCGCTGCAGGTGGGGAACATCCGCCCGCTGGCCCGCTTGTACTCGTCCAGGGCGTTCATGAACTGCACCTCGTCGTCGGAGTAGTCACGTTCGCAGGTGGTCGGGTCGATCTGCCGGCGACGGACGACCTTCTTGCGACGCTCCAGCTTGGGGGGGGCCGCTTCCTCGACCGCCTGCTCGCCGCGGCGGCGGTCGACGGTCACTTCTTCCTCGCCCACTACCTTCTTCGCCGGCTTGGCGGGCGACTTGCGGGCGGCGGTCTTCTTGGGGCTGCTCTTGGCGGCGCCGCTCTTCGCGGCCGGCTTCTTGGTCGCGGCAGCGGCAGAACGCGTGGGAGTGGTTCGCTTGGCGGGGGTGCGGGTAGCCATTGAGGGGGGGGCTCCGGGCGGGCGGCTGGGGGGGCTGCCGGCGTCACCGGCGGGGCGCCGGGGAGGCCGAATAGGCAATCTGGGGACATAGGAACATGCACGCGCCGTGGCGCCCACGCCACGATGTGGCGGTTAGGAAACAAGAAACGGTCAACAAAGAGTGCGCAATTGGGGGGAGATGCCGGCCCTGCCGGAACTTCCGGATGGCCATCAGCCCACGGGTTCCGCACCGCCGCGGCAACCCGAAGAACGCGTTCGTCCGGAAACTCCGACGGGGCGGCGCCCGTCGGCTAAACCCCTATCCGCTCGATCTAGCGGCGCGAGGGGCCCCTACGACCGGCGCGAACCGTCTTGCCCCGTTTTGCCCCGGTTGCTAGGGTTCTGCCGATTTCGACCCTGCCGCCGGCCCCATCGGGCAAGGAGCGTAGCGAAGTGAAACCCGCGAATCCCCGCCCCACGCTGCTAGGCCTGTGCGCCGCCCTGACGCTCGCTGCCGCTGCCGGTTGCAACACAGTCGCCAGCCAGACGAACAACGCCGAAGGGGTCCGTCTGTACCAGCAGGGCGCCTACCACCAGGCAGCCGGCAAGTTCCAGCAGGCGATCGCCAACACCCCCGACCAGCCGGACGGCTACTACAACCTGGCTGCGTCGCTGCACCGCAGCGGCATCCAGCAGAACCGCCCAGAGGACCTCCGCCAGGCCGAGGTGGTCTACAACCAGTGCCTGGAGCGGAACCCCAACTACCCGGAGTGCTACCGCGGGCTGGCCGTGCTGCTGGTGGACACCGACCGCCGCGACGCCGCGTTCCGCCTGCTGAACAACTGGGCGGCCGCGAGCCCCACCGACCCGGAGCCAAGGATCGAGCTGGCGCGGCTGCTGGAAGAATCGGGGCAGCCCCAGCAAGCCAAGACGCAGCTCGTCGACGCGCTCGCGATCGACGTCAACAACAGCCGGGCGTTGGCGGCCCTGGGCCGCATCCGCGATCAAGAAGGGGACTACCAGCAGGCGCTGGCCAACTACCAACGCGCCCTGGCGATCGATGGGTCTCAGACGGCGCTGGCCGCACGGATCGCACAACTACAAGGGGCCTCGGTCACGACGCCCCAGATGGCCGCGGCGCCCACCGGCACGCGGGTGTCGCAAGGGTTTCAGCCGACCGTGAAGTACTAACCCCGCGCACGCGGCGCCGGTTTGCCCCGGGAGTGGGTGGCTAAAAATGGCGCCCCATCGCACGATCGGCTCTGCGATACTACGGGGTTGGTGGACCGGACCAGAACCCCCTAGAGGGTGCGCCACTTTTGTCCCCGTGGTGTCCGCTGGCGGAGGCGTCTGGTCGCCCTCGGGTGATTTGTGTCCGGCGGGTGTCCGATCGGCGTCCTTTTTGTCCGCTCGGTCACCCCGCTGACGCGACGGCACGGCGCCCTAGACGGGAGAGGGGGGTGGTTTTCCCCGGAGATTGCCCGGTGGGGGGTGGGTTTTGTCCGAAAACCGCGCCGCCGACAGGTGGACAAAAGGACAAAACGTTTGGACCGCCCGGCGGGCCTCCGAACCGGCTTGGAAAACTTTGGCTTCGGTCAACCGACGGTGGTATCGTGCAGGTGCTAACGCCCTGTCGCTCGACTCTTGAAAGAAGGCTGCTCGTATGCTTCGCCCCGTTTGCCGCGTCGTGATCGCGACGGCTTGCTTGATCTGCGCCTCGTCTGAGGCTCAGGTTGCGCTGCCGGACACCCCGCCGCTCCCCGCCTTGTTGAGCCGAGGCGACGGCGGATCGATCCGGCTGACGCTGCCACGCGTGGTGATGGAGCAGAAGGAGGTGCAGTACTCGGTGCAGGTCCCCGCCATCGTCGAGAAGACGATTGCGGGCCGCACGGTGCGGGTAACGGTGATGCAGGAGCAGGTGCGGACCAAGACGGTCATGGACCGCAAGGTGGTAGGAGAAGAGGTCGAGGTCTCCCCGGGGCAGTTCGATGTCCGCCGGGCGAGCGGCGAAAGCATCCAGATCCTCAGCTCGGGCCGGAGCGAGAGCCGCGTGGTGCCGGTGATCGTGCTGGAGGTAGAACAGATCGACCAGCCGCAGGTGCCGCCGTTCCTGGCAGCGGTTCTCAGGCCCGACGCGGTGGTGGTGTTTCTTCCGGTAGGCGCCCTAGCGGGAGGGCCTGCGGACGGCGGCGTACCGAACGGGGATGGCCAGCAGGGGGGCGACGCCCCGGCCCCGCCACGGCCACAACCCCAGCAGGGGCAGGTGACGCTGAGCGTGCACAACGGGTCGGGTCGGGAGGTGAGCGTTTATCGTGTCGACGATGGCAAGCAGAGCGAGGTGCTGGTCCAAAGGTCGTTGGGCGACGGGCAACAGATGACGCCCCAGACCTGCAGCGAGGGGAGCCGTTGGTTCGCCAAGGCCGGCGACCGGATCGTGTCGGACTTCTGGACCCCGGGGGAACAGGCCGCTACGTGGCGGATCGGCCCGCTGGTCGATTTCACGACCTGGGATTGCCAGGGTGGCGAGCGCTTCCGCCGCCTCGACGACCGGACCTGGCGTCACTACGACCGCAACGGCCGCTCGATCGGGATGCTGTACGAGGAAGAACGCACCGACCAATGGGTGGCGATGTACGACGAGGGACGCGAGATGTGGGTGCGGCTGATGGAGGACGAAGCGATCTACGACTCTGCTGCATCGAACGGCTGGCAGACGCTGGCGATGCGTGCCGGCGCCGCGCCGCCGGTTCCCCAGCCGGGCCCGGCCCCCGCGGCGAATTCGAAGCTGACCAAGGCAGAGATCGCCGTGATGCTGGACATCCACAACCAGGCCCGCCGCGAAGTCGGCGCGCCGCCGGTCGCCTGGTCGGACGGCATGGCCCAGTACGCCCAGCGTTGGGCGGACAAGCTGGCCCAGGAGGGCAAGCTGGAGCACCGCCAGAACTCGCCGTACGGCGAGAACTTGGCGATGGCCAAGACCGCCCGCGACGCCGCCGGGATGTGGTACGGCGAGAAGGACAAGTACGGCGGCCAGAAGATGGACAACCAGAACTTCTTGGTGTTCGGCCACTACACGCAGATGGTGTGGAGCGGGACGGCGAAGATCGGCTGCGGCAAGGCGACCGTGGGCGGGCGGACGATCTGGGTGTGCAACTACGACCCCCCGGGGAACAAAATCGGCGACAAGCCGTATTAAGGGTGTTTGGGGGACCTGCTGGCGCCCCCGGGCAAGTTTCTCCGGACAGCCCCTTTTGCCATTGCAATGCACCGAGCCATATGATTCATTAATGCGTAGCGGCAGCGCCGCTGCGTTACGCGTGTTTGGGCAACGGAGGTTGGCCGGCGCGTGGCGTCAGGCAATCCGCTTTCGGGCGGCCAATTCGGTCGTTTAGCTACCAAAGTCTTGTTCCGCGTTCGTAAAGCGTAGAGCGCCAGGTTGGTAGAGCTCGGCTTCAATTAGCCCTTTCGCCCAGCGGCCTTGGGATGGCCGCCCCCCGCGTACCCCCATGGCTGTGACCGCCGCGCCTGGCTGCGCGGTCGGTCCTTTCCGCATTTCCCCTAAGGTACCCCAACGGATGATTGCAGAGCGTGAGTACCGCCTCATTGAGCATCAAGGCGAGCCGCACTACGGCAAGCACCTGATCGCCACGGCGCTGGGCTGCAACGACAGCCTGCTGTCGATCGAGAGGCTCTATGAGTTTCTGGTTCAGATGGCCGACGACATCGACATGGTCCGCTTCGGACCGCCGATTGTTGCTCGGTTCGGGACAGGGATCGGCGTCGGGGTCTCGGGCGTTCAGCTCATCGAGACCAGCGCGATCATGTTCCATACCAACGACGCCCACCGCGACATGTACCTCGACGTCTTTAGCTGTAAGGACTACGAGGAAGAAACGGTGCGGAGCGTTCTTGAGTCGTATTTTTCCCCCCAGTCCGTAACCTGTGAGGTGCTGTACCGGAAATGAGAATCTACCCTAACCACCTAGCCCAAGTGGCGAACGAGCCACGCGGCGAGGACTTCCGCGTAGTGAATGTGGATGGCGAGCGTGGTCAGGGGGTTCTGGTGCTGCGGGAGTATCGCAGCGGGGACGTCCTGTTCCGGATGAACGGCACGCTTTCCAGGAAGATGACGCTGCACTCGTTGCAGATGGCGCCGGGGCTGCACCTGGACGACCCGTACTTTGCGGGCAAGGTGCTGCACTGCTGCGAACCCAATTCGTGGCTCGACGTCAACACGAGGCTGTTCCATGCGGTCCGCGACATCGCCCCCGGCGACCTGCTGACGATGGACTACGACGAGACGGAAGACGTCCTCTTCCGCTCGTTCGAGTGCCGGTGCGGCGCCGAAGGCTGTCGTGGCCTGGTCGCCGGTCGGCACGCGAGGACGCCGGCTTCTGTCGCGGGTTAGCCCAAGACGGGAGCGGTGAATTGAGTTGAAAACCACGGGGCCGCGGCGCTCGCCGCGGCCCCGTGTTTGTTTTATGCATCTTGGAAGGCCTGTTCGTAGATCTGCAGGAGCTTTCGGCACGTCGTGTCCCAGCCGAAACGCGTTTCAACGTGCCTGCGTGCGCGGGCGCCCATCGCCCGCCGCTGGTCGGCGACGCGCAGGATGTTGTCGGCCATCGCCCGCGCATCGCCAACCGGGCCCAGCAGCCCGAGCCCCTCGGGGACGCGCTCCACGAGCGCCCCGCCCGCTACCCCAACCACCGGCAGCCCACACGCTTGGGCCTCGACCACGGAGAGGCCGAAGGTTTCGTGCGGTCCGGCGGTTACGTAGATGTCTGCCGAGGCCAGCACGCGTGCCAGGCGACCGCGATCGCTTTCGTAGGGGAGTACGATCAGGCGCGCGTCCCGCTTGGAGCGCACCTCCAGCTCCTCGCGCAGCGGCCCTTCTCCCATCAACACCAGCGCTGCGTCGAACCCGGCGGGCAGCATCTCTAATGCGTCGACGAGTAAGTGGACTTGTTTTTCTACATCGAGGCGCCCGGTGAAGATCAGCACCAGCGTGTGGTCGTCAACGCCCAACAGCGCCGCCCGTTCTTCGCTTCGCTTCTCCGGGCTGAAGACGTCGAGATCGACCCCCAGCGGCAGCACGCGGACTTCCTCAACCCCGTACTCCCGCAACCGGCCGGCCTGCGCTTCCGAGGCGGCCAGGCGGATGTCGCACTGCTCGAACGCCGATCCCACGTACGCCTCTGCGCCACGCTCAGCGGCGTCGGCCAGTTTGTCTCCCACCCACTCCACTGCGCGGCTCCAGCCGTGAAACGCGTTGCGCAGCGGCCCGCCAACGTACGCCTCCGCAATATCGGTGTGGAAGTAGCCGCTAACCAACGGTCGACTTCCGATCTCGGCTCGGTCGCGTTGGTGTCGGAACGCGGCCCACGGCGCCACGTAGAAGCTCCCGAGTTCGATTACGTCTGGCAGCGACTCGGCAAGGGCGTCGCGGATTTTGTCCGGTCGTAAGAAGAACCGGTAGGGCTCGCAACCCGGCAGGATCGGGCTGGCAACCGTGTAGGTGGTGTTCCGCCCGTCGGACGCGCACTCGTCTGTTTCTCCTGGGATAATCAGAACGTGGTCGTGCTCGGTCTCGCTCCGAAGGAACTTCCGCTTGGCGTCGATATACGTGCGGATGCCGCCGCTGGTTTCGGTGTAGCTTAGAGTGATGTCGCAGAGTCGCATCGAATATCCCTCGCGTTGTTCCCTGCCGCTCCAATCGCCATCGCTTCGCCGAAAGGCGCGTCGAAGCGTTGTATCCCCGTGGCCGATCGCACCACGCCGCAGACGCCGCCGGCCGCGGTCCTTTCTACGGTGATCGCCAGCCCATAGGCAGGCAGACGAATCGAGAAAGCCATCCCGGCTAGCCTCTGCGGGATCAGCGGGCGGAGTTCGAGCGTCCCGGTTGCGCCTTCCCGGAGGCCGATGAGGTTCTCGATGACCAACGTATTCACCAGCCCCGACCACCCCACGAACTCAGATACGGGCTTTCCGCCGAGCGTAAACTGCTTCCATCGGTTTCCCTGTTTGCGGTGGAGCCTGCAAATATCGAACCGTTCGGGGTCGTAGAACTCGAAAACCCGCCGCTCGTTGGCAAAGGTCCGGTATACCCCTTCGCAGAGCCGAGCCGAAAGTTCCCCGGCCTCCTCGAGGCGCCCGTAGCGCTCCAGGCCTTGGATTACGGCAAACGCGGTGTTGATCCAGACAGGGCCGCGCCACATATCCAGAACGAAGTCTGGGCTGTCACGCGCCACCGAGGGCAGCGGGATGGGCGTCCCGAAACTCCGTGGGTCGACCGCGTGCTCAATCAACCGTCCAGCACGCTCATCGTCGGGCACGCCGGCCCACAGCGGCAGCAGCGCGGCGATTGTCTTGTGCCTGAGCAACTTGCCGCTGGCGACATCGCGGTCGTAGTAGAGGCCGTCCTCGTCGCTCCAGAGCAGCGCGTTCATGGCGTCGCGGATCTCTTCGGCCTGCTCGCTGAACCTCGCGGCCGCTTGGAGATCGTCGACCCGCCGGGCAATCTCTGCAAGAGACTCGTTCTGAAGCACCATGTACGCAGAGAAATCCGGCGACTCCATTGAACGAGTGTCTACAAAAGCGCTCTCGTCCCGGGAACTGAAGCGGGGGGAATTATCGATTCCAGACTCATAGGGGTGCGCCCACGCATAGAGGCCGTGCTGCGTCCTGCGATTCCCGTTGAGCCACTCGTTGTAGTCGCGAAGGTGAGGATAGGCCCGCGACAAGACCGCCAAGCCCTCCGCGTCTCCTAGAGGACAGCAGCGCAACAACGACCATGCCAGCAATGGGGGCTGCGTGTACTTCGACGAAACAAAGTCGGCCACAACGTGCTGCATTCGAGCCCCGTCTCGCAGTTCAAGCACAGCTAGGATTGCGTCCCTGGCCGCCTCCGGCTCCCACAACCGCCAGACCTG from Pirellulimonas nuda includes:
- a CDS encoding CAP domain-containing protein gives rise to the protein MLRPVCRVVIATACLICASSEAQVALPDTPPLPALLSRGDGGSIRLTLPRVVMEQKEVQYSVQVPAIVEKTIAGRTVRVTVMQEQVRTKTVMDRKVVGEEVEVSPGQFDVRRASGESIQILSSGRSESRVVPVIVLEVEQIDQPQVPPFLAAVLRPDAVVVFLPVGALAGGPADGGVPNGDGQQGGDAPAPPRPQPQQGQVTLSVHNGSGREVSVYRVDDGKQSEVLVQRSLGDGQQMTPQTCSEGSRWFAKAGDRIVSDFWTPGEQAATWRIGPLVDFTTWDCQGGERFRRLDDRTWRHYDRNGRSIGMLYEEERTDQWVAMYDEGREMWVRLMEDEAIYDSAASNGWQTLAMRAGAAPPVPQPGPAPAANSKLTKAEIAVMLDIHNQARREVGAPPVAWSDGMAQYAQRWADKLAQEGKLEHRQNSPYGENLAMAKTARDAAGMWYGEKDKYGGQKMDNQNFLVFGHYTQMVWSGTAKIGCGKATVGGRTIWVCNYDPPGNKIGDKPY
- a CDS encoding FHA domain-containing protein produces the protein MKLKVLGGAKEGAEIPLKKDQFLIGRSKECTLRAGSEAISRKHCLIALADGRATIRDLGSRNGTIVNEKKIGGETSLNHGDEIQVGPLKFRFEAAEIKSGKQPKVANVADAVGRAASQAKSTERGSEGVFEDDISKWLIGPSHSDLASNETQTMQLDETRAAGLKSVRLDQAAAGEPETLEEEDLERTLAGGEDADDQDAQKKAGKKQPGKLPPLPPKSQAKDSREAAADILRQMSRRR
- a CDS encoding glycosyltransferase translates to MRLCDITLSYTETSGGIRTYIDAKRKFLRSETEHDHVLIIPGETDECASDGRNTTYTVASPILPGCEPYRFFLRPDKIRDALAESLPDVIELGSFYVAPWAAFRHQRDRAEIGSRPLVSGYFHTDIAEAYVGGPLRNAFHGWSRAVEWVGDKLADAAERGAEAYVGSAFEQCDIRLAASEAQAGRLREYGVEEVRVLPLGVDLDVFSPEKRSEERAALLGVDDHTLVLIFTGRLDVEKQVHLLVDALEMLPAGFDAALVLMGEGPLREELEVRSKRDARLIVLPYESDRGRLARVLASADIYVTAGPHETFGLSVVEAQACGLPVVGVAGGALVERVPEGLGLLGPVGDARAMADNILRVADQRRAMGARARRHVETRFGWDTTCRKLLQIYEQAFQDA
- a CDS encoding SET domain-containing protein, with amino-acid sequence MRIYPNHLAQVANEPRGEDFRVVNVDGERGQGVLVLREYRSGDVLFRMNGTLSRKMTLHSLQMAPGLHLDDPYFAGKVLHCCEPNSWLDVNTRLFHAVRDIAPGDLLTMDYDETEDVLFRSFECRCGAEGCRGLVAGRHARTPASVAG
- the gcvPB gene encoding aminomethyl-transferring glycine dehydrogenase subunit GcvPB — its product is MRNTQDTQLLFELSHAGRRATRLPACDVPETPVAELLPAGVLAAAPPELPELAEPHVVRHFTNLSTQNMSVDTHFYPLGSCTMKHNPKRNERAAAYFGALHPLQPQESIQGILRLLYEAQQYLCEISGLPACSLQPAAGAQGELAALLVAAAYFKDQGQSHRRKVLVPDSAHGTNPASAVMAGFGVVTVKTKTSGAVDMDDFHAKLDDDIAVFMITNPNTVGIFEPNMGPIAEAVHARGGLIYLDGANMNAILGIARPGDFGVDMQHYNPHKTFSGPHGGGGPGAGPICVTDKLAPYLPAPVVAKRGEGREASGENGGAEYFLDFDRPKTIGRLRSFLGNVGVMVRAYAYIRSHGPDGLRAVSDNAVLNANYLLSRVKHFLPVPQGDRCMHEFVASGAKLKSERGVSAMDLAKRLLDYGYHAPTVYFPLTVKEAIMVEPTETESKATLDAFAETLFKITGEDPDLLHEAPHTTPISRPDEVQAARQPRMCYCG
- a CDS encoding MGH1-like glycoside hydrolase domain-containing protein encodes the protein MLGRKHDPIPIEFPNRVLQEKGVSRQPPALHVSGPNEAASLWDNGFAAVNATLLLNLNAPDVLSSVRYAHPAPAFQGVYLWDSAFIAQVWRLWEPEAARDAILAVLELRDGARMQHVVADFVSSKYTQPPLLAWSLLRCCPLGDAEGLAVLSRAYPHLRDYNEWLNGNRRTQHGLYAWAHPYESGIDNSPRFSSRDESAFVDTRSMESPDFSAYMVLQNESLAEIARRVDDLQAAARFSEQAEEIRDAMNALLWSDEDGLYYDRDVASGKLLRHKTIAALLPLWAGVPDDERAGRLIEHAVDPRSFGTPIPLPSVARDSPDFVLDMWRGPVWINTAFAVIQGLERYGRLEEAGELSARLCEGVYRTFANERRVFEFYDPERFDICRLHRKQGNRWKQFTLGGKPVSEFVGWSGLVNTLVIENLIGLREGATGTLELRPLIPQRLAGMAFSIRLPAYGLAITVERTAAGGVCGVVRSATGIQRFDAPFGEAMAIGAAGNNARDIRCDSATSL
- a CDS encoding tetratricopeptide repeat protein, yielding MKPANPRPTLLGLCAALTLAAAAGCNTVASQTNNAEGVRLYQQGAYHQAAGKFQQAIANTPDQPDGYYNLAASLHRSGIQQNRPEDLRQAEVVYNQCLERNPNYPECYRGLAVLLVDTDRRDAAFRLLNNWAAASPTDPEPRIELARLLEESGQPQQAKTQLVDALAIDVNNSRALAALGRIRDQEGDYQQALANYQRALAIDGSQTALAARIAQLQGASVTTPQMAAAPTGTRVSQGFQPTVKY
- the speD gene encoding S-adenosylmethionine decarboxylase, whose translation is MIAEREYRLIEHQGEPHYGKHLIATALGCNDSLLSIERLYEFLVQMADDIDMVRFGPPIVARFGTGIGVGVSGVQLIETSAIMFHTNDAHRDMYLDVFSCKDYEEETVRSVLESYFSPQSVTCEVLYRK
- a CDS encoding lipoate--protein ligase family protein, with protein sequence MSPTRLILDPPAGGVWNMSVDEALLERADLEGVATLRFYQWEAPTLSLGYFQAYAQRRAHAPSAQCPVVRRRSGGGAIVHDQELTYSVALPADRPLARRPLDLYCAVHRALVAVIGEQSGLACRVFGDSEPPPPGEPFLCFLRRSSGDVVASDCGAKLCGAAQRRRRGAVLQHGSILLGRSVAAPELAGLADLSGRAVDADRLRDPLIDRLTALLGGLEPATLGPAEQEAAARIADQRFADRDWTQRR